The Vigna unguiculata cultivar IT97K-499-35 chromosome 6, ASM411807v1, whole genome shotgun sequence genome contains a region encoding:
- the LOC114188488 gene encoding disease resistance protein RPM1-like, translating into MQQGIGFGHVENDREAVSRRSSRVKLTNSSINSICGTIEGSQYVRSILIFTKENLSEDFTRSLLAKYTRLKVLDFGYARLTEVPENLGSLIHLKYLSFRGTSITRLPKSIGKLQNLETLDVRTGLKVEVPKEITKLRKLRYLLGNPISIAVKDSLGSITSLEKMHVLTDPDGVVIRHLAKLTKLRDLRVSNVKGDYANTLCSSINEMPLLERLHITLNYGPQEIDLHIRSSLSKLRMLHLRGNLKEFPNWILPLENLLKLSLGQSMLTNIPLISLGNMPNLLILSFGPTSFEGETLHFQNGGFQKLKELNLVHLHQLSSIFIERGALQSLEKLQIMNIPQLKAVPSGIQHLKKLQVLDILYMPTEFLQRIDPNGGEDYFMIKHVPHLHVARTNSDFL; encoded by the exons ATGCAGCAAGGGATAGGATTTGGACACGTGGAAAATGATCGTGAAGCTGTTAGCAGGAGAAGCTCGCGCGTGAAATTGACTAATTCTAGTATCAACTCTATTTG TGGAACTATTGAAGGATCTCAGTATGTTCGGTCAATTCTTATTTTCACGAAGGAAAACTTATCTGAAGACTTCACCAGGAGCTTGCTTGCAAAATACACGCGGTTGAAGGTGCTTGATTTTGGATATGCTAGATTAACTGAAGTCCCTGAAAATTTGGGGAGTTTAATCCACTTGAAGTATCTAAGCTTCCGGGGTACATCCATAACCCGTCTTCCGAAATCCATTGGTAAGCTCCAGAACTTGGAGACCTTAGATGTACGAACAGGACTGAAGGTTGAAGTGCCAAAGGAGATTACCAAGCTGAGAAAGCTACGTTATCTTTTGGGTAACCCAATATCCATTGCAGTGAAGGATAGTCTTGGAAGCATTACATCCCTGGAAAAGATGCATGTATTAACGGATCCAGATGGAGTGGTGATTAGACATCTAGCAAAACTAACGAAGTTAAGGGATTTGAGGGTTTCTAATGTTAAGGGAGATTATGCCAACACTCTTTGTTCCTCAATAAACGAGATGCCACTCTTGGAGCGATTACATATTACCTTAAATTATGGTCCTCAAGAAATTGACTTGCACATTAGGTCATCCTTGTCTAAACTAAGGATGCTTCACCTTCGTGGCAATTTAAAAGAGTTCCCAAATTGGATTCTGCCGCtcgaaaatcttttgaaattgtCTTTGGGTCAATCCATGTTAACTAACATTCCTTTGATATCTCTGGGAAATATGCCAAATTTGTTGATCCTCTCTTTTGGCCCCACTTCTTTTGAAGGAGAAACTTTGCattttcaaaatggaggatttcAAAAGCTAAAGGAACTAAACCTCGTACATTTGCATCAATTGAGTTCCATCTTTATTGAAAGGGGAGCACTGCAATCTTTGGAAAAGCTTCAGATAATGAATATTCCACAACTGAAGGCTGTACCCTCTGGCATTCAACACTTGAAGAAACTCCAAGTTCTCGACATCTTATATATGCCAACTGAGTTTCTGCAGAGGATTGACCCCAATGGAGGAGAAGATTATTTCATGATCAAACATGTGCCCCATCTACATGTTGCCAGGACAAATAGTGATTTTCTCTGA